The following coding sequences lie in one Rutidosis leptorrhynchoides isolate AG116_Rl617_1_P2 chromosome 6, CSIRO_AGI_Rlap_v1, whole genome shotgun sequence genomic window:
- the LOC139853298 gene encoding uncharacterized protein, translating into MADFRLTEEWLSYAKDLVPVALQKAHVVKEFPGRWKMIINRLDQIPSSLSDLSSHPCFSKNTLCKEQLEAISKTLKESIELAEVCTKGKYDGKLQMQSNLDALSGKLDLNLRDCSLLIKTGVLGEVTMSSDIEGTSHQSSDIRELLARLQIGHLEAKHKALDSLVDVMKEDEKTVLSLVGRSNIGALVQLLTATSPRIREKTVTLICSLAESGGCESWLVSEGVLPPLIRLLESGSSVGREKSAIALQRLSMSEETARAIAGHGGVPPLIDICAHGDSVSQASAACTLKNLSVIPELRQTLAEEGIVKIMISVLDSGILLGSKEYAAECLRNLTSSNDDLKRAVINEGGVRCLLAYLDGPLPQEPAVAALRNLVGLVSVETLISLGLLPRLVHVLKSGSLGAQKAATSSICRICNTVEVKRLVGESGCIPLLISLLEAKSNGVREVAAQAVANLMTVQQNRREVKRNEKSVPSLVQLLDPSPQNTGKKYAVSCLGLLSSSKRCRKLMVSYGAIGYLKKLVESEIPGSAKLLEKLERGRLRSLFGKK; encoded by the coding sequence ATGGCTGACTTTCGATTAACCGAAGAGTGGCTTTCATATGCAAAAGATCTTGTTCCAGTAGCTTTACAGAAAGCACATGTGGTTAAAGAATTCCCAGGAAGGTGGAAAATGATCATAAATCGATTAGACCAAATCCCGTCTAGTTTATCCGATTTATCAAGTCATCCATGTTTCTCGAAAAATACGTTATGCAAAGAGCAATTAGAAGCCATTTCCAAAACTTTGAAAGAATCAATCGAGTTGGCCGAAGTTTGTACTAAAGGAAAATATGATGGTAAGCTTCAAATGCAAAGTAACCTCGACGCGTTATCAGGAAAACTAGATTTGAACTTAAGAGATTGCAGTCTATTGATAAAAACCGGAGTTTTAGGTGAAGTTACAATGTCGTCTGATATCGAAGGTACAAGTCATCAAAGCAGCGATATTCGAGAATTACTTGCTAGGTTACAGATTGGTCATTTGGAAGCTAAACATAAAGCTCTTGACAGCCTTGTAGATGTGATGAAAGAAGATGAAAAGACGGTTTTGTCCCTCGTGGGCCGTAGCAATATTGGGGCTTTGGTACAACTCCTCACTGCAACGTCTCCAAGGATTCGAGAAAAGACAGTTACTTTAATCTGTTCATTGGCTGAATCTGGTGGTTGTGAAAGTTGGCTTGTTTCTGAGGGTGTTTTGCCACCTTTGATTCGGTTGCTCGAGTCTGGTAGTTCGGTTGGTAGAGAAAAATCCGCCATCGCACTTCAAAGATTGTCGATGTCGGAAGAAACCGCACGTGCGATAGCTGGACATGGTGGGGTCCCACCGCTAATCGATATTTGTGCACATGGTGATTCGGTTTCTCAAGCTTCGGCCGCTTGTACTTTGAAAAATTTATCGGTTATTCCCGAACTTCGACAAACCCTGGCCGAAGAAGGGATTGTAAAAATAATGATTAGTGTCCTCGATAGCGGGATTTTGTTGGGATCCAAAGAATACGCAGCAGAATGCTTACGAAACTTGACTTCGAGTAATGATGATCTTAAGCGGGCCGTGATCAATGAAGGTGGGGTCCGTTGTCTATTGGCTTATCTCGATGGCCCGTTGCCTCAAGAACCCGCGGTTGCAGCGTTACGTAATCTTGTCGGGTTAGTCTCGGTGGAAACGTTAATCTCACTCGGATTACTCCCGAGACTAGTCCATGTTTTGAAATCCGGATCACTCGGGGCCCAAAAGGCCGCCACGTCATCAATATGTCGAATATGCAACACAGTGGAAGTGAAAAGACTCGTGGGTGAAAGCGGGTGTATCccattgttaataagtttactcgAAGCAAAATCGAACGGGGTTCGAGAAGTAGCGGCTCAAGCTGTTGCGAACCTAATGACGGTTCAACAAAACCGGCGAGAGGTCAAAAGGAATGAGAAGAGTGTTCCGAGCTTGGTTCAATTGCTTGACCCGAGCCCACAAAACACAGGAAAAAAGTATGCTGTTTCGTGTTTGGGTTTACTATCTTCAAGCAAAAGGTGTAGGAAACTGATGGTTTCCTACGGCGCAATCGGGTATCTGAAGAAACTTGTTGAATCTGAGATACCCGGTTCTGCTAAATTGCTTGAGAAACTAGAAAGGGGGAGATtgagaagtttgtttgggaaaaaaTAG